Genomic window (Vitis riparia cultivar Riparia Gloire de Montpellier isolate 1030 chromosome 4, EGFV_Vit.rip_1.0, whole genome shotgun sequence):
CAGCACCCAGCCAATCCCCTCATTTCAGGGGTCGCTTTTTCTCTGTCTCAGTAGCTGTCTACAAACGTGTGGACGTGGTACGTGctcttttctttccaaatttcatattgtCATCATAATCAATGGTCACGATCGCTCGCATTAATTTTTTCCGATGGCTAATCCTGACCGTCTGTCGAGATCCATCAATCCCGATACACGTAAAAGAGCGGGAAAACTGTGACAGACCAGTAAGAATTAGGAACTAAACGGTCACTTCTATAAGCGGAGCAGTGACCGATCCGCTGGTCACAGTCATTTGCAACAAGCAGAGCTCCCGAAGGAGGACGATGGCGCCCAAGAAACGCAGAGAGGGGGAGGTTCTGGTAGACACTAGTACGACATCGGTAAGGGTGACTCGGAGCTCGACTCGCCGGCTCGGTGCGAAAGCCAACGCCTCAGTGGCTCCTGCTCCTGCACCGCCGGAGCGGCCGAAGAAGAAAGTCAAGAAGACCGAGGATGTGAAAGAACCGGAGAAGGTTGCCGATGGTTCCAAAACGATTGTTATAGAGCATTGGTGAGTTTTCTTGTCTTGTCCCTGTGATTAAATGGtcggaaaaaggaagaaaatggaaagaaatgaaGATTTTGTGTGGTAGTTTGGTTTTGCAGGACGGAGTCAGAAAGACTATGTGAGAAAAATAGCTGTTCTGGTTTTCTTGGTAACCAAACAGCATATTTCTATCactattatcatcatcattattctTCAGGCCAATTTTGGATTTCGCTATAGTTTTCAAGTTTTGCGGTGGATTACAAGTGCATGATTGTTGTTACATGTTAGCTTGTCTATGTTCAAGAGCGTTGTAGAATCCTCagttgttcttcattttctaggtattcgtttttcttttttcggTGGAATTTGCTCTGAGGTAGGATTGTATTTTGGGGTTTCATGTTAGTGTTTTTAGGTCTTCTGATATGATGAAAATGGTCTTTTTGCACTAAAGGAGTATGGTTTAAAGTTTTTAGCCTGGCTCTTGGACTTCTGGATTGGGTTCCTAGCTCATGTGTGGTGTTCTTGGTGTTTCAGTGTATTTGTATGTTGGTTTTGTGACCATGTCTCTGCTTTTCTTTGGATGCTAAAGCTTCGTTTTGCTTGTAATCTCTACCATACTGAAGCTGTTCTTCTTGGTTTATTGCAACAGAGGGTTTTTGCTAATATTCTTGTTGAGTTGTTTCTTTCCTTGGTTTAAAgcttttttgggtttttgattTCAAGAATCTTTGTTTGCTAACATTCTCGTAATCCAAGATACTAGCATCTAATATAAGAAACTTTATTCGCTGGGTGTTGTATGATACTTGTActtattttatccttatttttctGACTGATAAGTAGAGATCTTTTTCCAGTTTATAGCATTTCTTTATACCGTTTTGGttgttcttagaaaatttgagggagaaTGGGAGGGAAAATGATTTTgtgaggaaagaaaaataaaaggaaaatgaaaaatggatttaaaataaaaattacatcaATCTTTAAACTTatcttacttatttttcttattttttctatataaagattaaatactGAAAAAATGCGTAAGTTGCtaactaattctaattatatttgatttttttctctctcgtAATTTTCATGGTAagccaaatatgagaaaaacattttctttagcattttttcccatttataatattttctgatACCCAAACATAACCAATACAATTGTTCCTTATCTTAATACAGCAAACAGTGCAACTCATTCAAGACAAGAGCTACTCAAGTAAAGGATGGATTAGAGAAGGGTGTGTTGGGTATCACTGTTGTTGTCAACCCGGAAAAGGTATGTTAGGATGCAAGGGAGTCTGTTTGCAAGTTTTAAGTTGAAGTATCAAATTAATGTCTAGTTTTGATTTCTTCTGATTTGGGGACATCATATGAGGCTGTACACAAAATATGGCATGTACATCATGTTTTGGGATCTCACTTATTCTATTCTACAATAACTTGGAGGTTGTACATGTTCTGTTAAActagttttcaattttatttttaattaatgaagaTAAAGGTAAAGTCTAACTGATCATGTAGAATATCCAAACCCTTTCAACAGCAAGAGATGGAAACCCtttcaattttagttttagttgATTTTCTCTCTGTTTGGTGTGGTATGGGTGATGTAGTCAAAAGTAAGAGAAACTCTGTTAAAACGACATGGAACTTTTGTTGCATGGGCAGGAAAGGGAAAAAAGCCAAGCTTGGAGGACCACTCCATTGTGTTTATCTTGGACTTCGTGGGaggaaagaaatggaagagGCCTTTGAAGATTTGGAACTACTAGAACGAGccattaaattttcttttaggagTCTATTTTGGAATGGGTCGAATGTAGATGATTATTCCATGACCATGATAGTCTTTGTAGATTGGGTTAGCTCAAAGTAAAGAGAggtgatttgtttttttgtttcttctctctttcttttgcttgcctgtttttttggtgaaaaatatgtacaTCAGTGTACTTTGTTGTTCCTTTTTGCAGGCtctttatatgtatatatacactCTCTTCtagtctataaaaaaaaatcatagccCTTTCAAGCCTCTCACATGTTTATAAATTAATCTTGGTTGCAATAAATTATGTAGCTAACAATTCAGGGTAATACATGTCCACACAGTTTGTGGTATATATGCACCAGattattttttacttagtttcagaAGTACGATAACCCTGGATATGGTTCCCATGTTAACAAAGGGAAGTACCATTTAAAGTAGTAGGTGCAATGAACTTCCATGATCTTGCTCTTCTCCTAATAGAGGCTCCTAGCATCAATTGAGGATGCACACATAGCCCAAACtccactttttgtttttatttttttctcccaaATCACATATACCCTTAAAAGCAAGGTAAACAGTGGCAAATCTTGTCTCCACCAGTCTTGCTAATTCCTGTTTGTGTGGGTGTATATGTGCATTTGCATGCACCCATACAATGGCTCTGGTTCTGGTGGTTTAAAACCCAAAGGGCCATTAGGTATGAGCTATGGTGATATAACTGATAAAAGCAAGCAAGCTGTTAATCTCTTTGATGCTTTAGTTTCTTCACTGTATATGCATCTCATGTTGGGTTCATAAATAGGCCCAACTCAAGAGGCTTTTCTAGGACAGATTGTTGCAACGTGCATAGTCCATGAATAGAATGTAACTGTGCTccaagaatatgtttttttttttgtttcaagtGACTTTGTTTAAGGTCTCTGTTTATGTGGTCCCTGTGTTGGTTTTGTTCTATTTTCCCATTCTCAAATGACTTTCTCTTTCCAGCCAAGAAGAGGATGCTTCGAAATTCGGGAGGAAGGTGGCGAGAAGTTCATCAGTCTTCTGGTAAAACTCATGCCTCATCATTCACAGTATCATGGGAAGGCACTATGTTTTTATGCCATAATCATTTTATTCGTTTGCagtatattcttattttttcttcaatggtTTGCAATTTTATACACCATCATTTGTGATACTTAAGTAACTAGAATTGCATGCACTGAATCTGCCCCACCAGATTTTAACCTGACCCCGAAATTGTGTTGGATGAAAATAAGTATTTTGATGATGAGAAATATGCATTAGGGTAGATTACTATGAAGAAATTTGCATGGTGATAgtttaatatagaaaataaggtaaatttaaaaaagactATTTACCACTACCTTTGCAACACTGCTTTCTTGTgcaaataaatgaacaaagcaaATTACTTGTAGTTTGGTGAGGAAAAAGAGTGCTACTTCTAGTTAATAGATGATAGGGAGGTAAATTTTGAATAtcaaaagttcatttttttagacTATGTAGCCAAAAATCCTCAGTTCTTCAAGTTAGAAATCTTAAAGCTGTCCATAAGCATTTTGGTTTTCTGATCCCAGGACTATGAGTAGTGCTTGTCTAAGACAAACCCCTATCCTGATCATCTTTAACAAATTTTGGAATTCTAAAATTAACTCTCTGGGTTGGATAAAATTACTTTGGGACTAATTTCTGTCCCCTTTCCAAATACTGTGAGCTACAACTTATATTGAAGCATGCCTTCTAAACATGTTACTGACATAATGATTTGGGATGTCAACTGATGGATGCTTGATCGAAGTAACGTCTGGGCCAATATTGAGTTTGACTGTTGGTTCATTTAGATTGACAAGTCTAGGCCAAGTGAAGGAGCCCCTAACTCAGGTAACCCTGGCTCCTTTGTAAACTGTGATACAACTCAACCGTTGCTCAACATGAATTATGTTATATCTCAACTCAAAACAGCGTTAAATCTTGATTACTTTCTGTCAACCGGATAACTGTTCCATTGCCCTTATCTACTTCTATATCAAACCCCTTCAACCCCTGCCCCCCTGTGGGGCTGGTATGGCTTTGTAGAATGTTTTAGTTTATGATGATGGTGAAAAGTAGGAAACAGTTGCCATTTTCCAGTACTTGATCCTAGTTATATCCTGGCTTAAAATACGGCATGACCTAGTACCTCTTTTCTATTACCACCTACCTGATTTGAGAGAATGCAGGAGCAAGGTTTGATGGGTACATCATAGACTTGGTTTACCTTGGTGCCCAAGGATCGCATAATCTTCTCACCATTTATTACTTGGGGTTTGGTTCAAGGGTTTTGGGCTTGGTGAATAGAGCTTGAGGCTCATCGATGTATTTTGAACTCATTTCTACAGGACTGAGGGAGGGGGAATCATTGTGTTTAAGGGACAAATATCACCATATTCATGATGAATCATGTCAGGATCTGACATATGCTATAGTTGGCTTAAGACTCCTTTTTTCACCAGGTCTTAGAGGCTTTCTGTTGGTTGAACTTCTATCTGCCAATATGGCTCTCCTCTTGGATTAAGGGCCCATGTGGGCTTATTTGAAGGGATCTCACAATGAAGAGCTCGTAAGCCTGTAATTGAGGCTCCTCAGGCTTTCTTCTGAGAGATTCCTTAAGTGCAACCTGTTTATTATTCTACATTTCTAAGAAGTTTCTAGCAAACCATGTTATAagagctctgtttttcctcttagTTGCTTCTTATCTGCATGTTTTTAACTTGCAGGATATGAAGCGACCATTTGCACCAATGAAGGCACTTGACATGGACAAAGTCATTTCTGATATCATTGACAAGATCAAATGATGAACACTTTGGGTTAAATGGATTTTTAGTGTTTGTGGATGTCTTTTTGTGGGAAACCAAGTATCATTGCTTAATAGTTGAAACCTCTGTATTGAGAAAATgctaatttcatttgaaattcCTCTCCTGGTAGGTGATGTTGCTATTGCTCTAGAATTCTTGAACCTTTTTGAATGAAATATTGTCGCACCAGTTGTTCCCTCTGCATTGCAGGTAGGTAACTTGGATGTCTTATGGAAATGTAAATGTTCCATCATGTTCATATGGCTTTCAAAAGGGttcaattttgttttagttGTGCTTTgaggatatttttcttttttgatatatacatatttatattgtGTGCTTCATaccatttttctaaaatatgcataaattgtaggaatttGGGTTTAGAGATCATTTTTGATGTAACTGGCCTTTCATTGAAACTTCAGGAAGAAATCAAATGACCTTtctctctccctttttttttgtctccttTTTAAAGTTGAATAGAGTGGAAAACTTTGCAATTGTCagatattgaaaaatttgacaAAGGCTATTTCTGAATGCATGTGGTTAGAGCAGGAGTGGTATTCTACTTCTTGTTCCAGTCATTTCTATGTTTCTTGAGTTAATGGTAGTTTCTTTATAATGGGAAAATGCTGCTCGTATCAAAATGTGTACATTCTAAAATTTCTTGTCCAATTCCGATACCTGTGTGACCTCTTTCTGTTTTTTACATGAAAACCATTCTTTTTCCCCACCTATCCTCCTTTACTTCCCATTCAAATCCTAGAGATCTAACAAGACCGACACGAATGGCATTACAACAGCAAGGCATGTGCCAATAGCTACTTGAGTGGTGCCTGAAGTTCGATCGGCACTGGGTGCATCTGCATGTGATCCATCAGCCACGGGTCCATCAGCTGCAGGCATAGGTGGAGAGCTGAGGGGAGCATCACCAGCTGGCGCATCAGCCCCTGGGCCATCAGCTGCCGGCACATCAGCAAAAGATGGGGCTTCAGCAGAGTCACCAGATGGTGCAGGAGCTTCTGCTGATGGAGCCTTGGCAGGAGGTGGGGTGGTTTTGGACGCCCCTGGACCTTCAGCTGCCTTTGGCGCAGCAGCAGGCGATCCAGAAGGTGGTGGAGAAACTGGGACGGCCACCACCCCTCCAATACCAGGGGCTAGTATAGGGGTGCTGATCTGAAGCACGGAAATGTTAAAAGGCTGAGAAGCAACGGTCTTAACCAGCTTGGCTTGGAGACCTGACCCTGCTACTGCAGACCCGAAAACAACCTGTCCACTGCTCAGTTCTGTTACATTCAAGAACCCTTGTTGCCCATTAGCCTGACCGGTGGCCTGGAACAGAGTGGTTAGAAGAGCTGTCTTGTTGGACAACTTATGGAGCTTGGCAACATCATAGTAATCAAGAATCACGTGCAGGCGCAGGATGTTCTTAATATCATCCATCGATTTGCCGGAGATTGGAGCAATGGCACCATTCTCAACGGCGAGGACGGTAATGGTCTGTCTTCTATTAATCCCGATGCTGATGTTGGTCTGAGATAGATAGCTATTGAAGGTGGACAAATCAGGGAACTGGCCCAGGAGCCTGGTGATATTAAAGGCCTGGGCGGCCGAGGAGAAGAGTAGGAAAGAAGACAGGAACAAGAGAAGAGGAGGTGGAAAAGAGGACTTGGGCCCCATCTTTTCTAATGCTCCCGCTATTACAGGAGGAACATCAGGCCCTTTATATACAGAGGGGAGATGTTTCTAAGCCAGAGACAAAGCCTAACTGAATTTTCTACGTTTCATGGACGGGAGAAAATCTCTCCTCCATCTCAAGATCAGTTGGAAATGCGGGTACGAAGAACATGATGGAGCATTGATCTCTGAGTTTGGAGACGACAGGTTCAACATTTttctctggtttttttttttttttttgttcatcaaaacaaaaaaaaataaaaaaaacacaattagaaaacaatttttttgttctttaaaacaaaaacatagcgtttttagaaaatatcatttaatggttttccattattttattatttaaaaaaataattatacaaatataaaaaactcttaaaaataaagtattacatatctaacttatttttaaaacatattttaaaatataaaatattttaggttaaaaagtttattttgtttagcattgttttaaaaaacatttttcaaagtttAAAATCATTGATAATAAATGCATTTATCTTattgaaaactattcttaatTTCTTTAAGAATTAAGTAACAGAAAAAACTTAATTCTATATGAAGTTAAATTGAATTAAGATCTATTTAGATTTAAGACTGAAGAAATCAAATTCACCTTGGGTTTTAAGCTCTTATCTAATGTgaaatatataaatcaaatcaataataataggatttgattatttaaaaattgattttttcaattttgaaatgagAAATTATGGACTCGATTGTTTGATTCGgtttatatgtttaaaaaactaaaattatttaaaaaaatattttgaaaagttgACTGGTTTGGATCAATTTAGTTGGCTTTGTCAAGTTGGGTGATGAATCTACTAAGCAAGCAATCCAAATTTTAGCCGGTGGGTTGAATGATTGGTTCAAATTTGAAGTGAGCATTTTTAAACCAAGGGCATGGTGTCTAGCCACGGGATACCAAGACATGTTGTCACTTGTTCCTAGACATGCTTTTGCGGGTTGAGATCAATACAactatttattgaaatatagtaattttgaaactatttccaaattagagttgttttttaagaagataattttaattaaatatgcaagttatttttttcaaaaaataatttcaaaattcaattaaaatcgattctttaaaagataattttcaattagatttcttaaaaatattataaatttataaatatatatatattttaatttgttgtattttttttttttttgagttgaaTTTGGTTCAATTTACATGTTTTATAATCTAATTAAAGAAACAATGAGTTATTTAAAATGTGGGAAGAAGGCGAAAATGTCCCATGTGAATTTgggaagttttttctttttatattctaATGTTACATTCCAAcataagttagaaaaaaaatgatacattttaaaaaaaaattctcccttttttttattattattatttttttaaaaatggaataatttttaaatacataattttatatatttttattttgttttctttttatcaaatttttaaaatcgattattgaattgaaaaagttaCTAATTTACGATTCATTGTCAGATCGACGGTCAAATTGATgaagttataaatataaatttttatatattattataatttaaaaattagaattttatttgaaaatcaacaaattatttgaaagtcatataattatttgaattcctaatgtttccaaaaatttattttaattcctaaagTTTTCaatgatttcattaatttatttaaactcaaataagaagttttaaaaatcaatataaaattaaaatatataaaatttaacaaataaatcaacaaaaatttcaataaattgaaatttcaatatgCAATAAATAAGTGAGGCTAAcaaattttaatcaataaaaattatacatcaacaaaaactaaaacattaaaggtaaaaatattaaatattaaagtaaaaaaaaataaaaacttaaactaataaaaacttaaatgtAAAAACTAAAGACTCACTGTCACGTGGCGGTGGGTAGGGTTTGGGTTTAGGGGGTGGGGAGGCATAAACTAGGTTGAACCGTTCGGTTCGCCGGTTCGACCGTCGATTCACTTGGTCTGATGCCGATCCAACCCTTGGATGACTCAACTAACCAAATCGAACCAAAATTGTGACCAACTGATTCGGTTTTTAAAACCGTGTTTTACATTCTTATATTTTAGGATAACTAAATAGCATATATATCTAcatagttattttaatttaaaatttttttcttaagatcTGATAAAAGATTTATGATTTACGATAATAAGCCgaatgagaaaacaaacattttaaagatattttaaaagggaaaacttCTACTTAAATCACTAAATCACTAAACTCAAGCATATGCTCTTGTacttgttcataaatttttatagtTTGCTAAATACTcgcatatattattttttatttttaaaatataaaaattattatgatatcaTACTCCAACCACTATGCATATCCTATAACTTATagtactaattttatttttattttttaaaaaaatccctaaaactTTTATACAATAAGCATTCAACTGTTCTCCACCTTAAATTGGTAAGTGGAATTTCGTTTAAATtagtaatttctttttttatataaatttttgcaTCTTTTCGAAAGTTGGTACTAATGAAAGTAGGCCTAATTTAAGGTATATTCCTTTACCACTCATGCCGTCGAAATTTATTTGATACATGATCATATTCAaagtttatttataaaatatataaaataatttgaaaacgaTGTCTTGAGCATTAGATTGAGTTTAGATTGAGTTAGTTACGAAAGAATTTATTCCTCCATTCCCAAAGTTTTGTGCTTAATATTCTTTTTAGTTAAGAATACAGTATCTCaaaaaatttagtaatttaatgattaaacaTTTACCTAATGTCGATCTTATAATTAAAGTTAGGCTAAATACCTAATCTAAGAACCTTTTAACATTAAGTAGTAGGATTCTTTCAAATGTCAAATTAGCTTGTAGTGTTATTCCGaactttatataaataatttgtttgataCATATCGACATACATGAGAGGAGGAATAAATGATGTTTTCTTTACTAAATTTGGATGGGAATATGTAAtcaactttattaattaaaacctGCTACCTAAAACCCTAGTGGGTTTTCAAAACTTGAACAGGATTAAGTGGGTGATTACAGTAATCACCTTAAAATAAGATCAAAATTAGGGTTTGGTTGAGATGGGAATCACTCAACCTAGTGGAAGTCACCTTTCCCCTTGATTCTCATTTTAATGAAAGCAAAGCATTCTGATAAAAGCTACCCAAATTCCTACATAACTTTAGAGGAAACAatttaaattacaaacaaaattttaaaaaatagaaatatgttttttttcccaaaaaaaaaaaagaaaagaaaggaagaaaatgggAATGCTGAGGTGGGTTTGTCCTCCAAAATCCAAACAAATGACAGTGTATAAATCATTGGCAGCCAAACATGGATAAGGGAAGATGGGGATTGGATCATGAATCTTGATGCCAACTAAGAGTCTGTCATCATCATATCCCAACAGGAATTTTCTATCTGGAATCAATGATGTAtgtgggcttttttttttcttttgggggCTCCTAAGAATACATCCCTGTGATGCTTGcttgaattggattttgagcTTTAGCCCTCAAACCCTCTTCATTTCAACCAACCCTCAAGAGGGTTTTTGTGTTTGTTTctcatgaaaattaaaaataggggATATTTTCCTAGAAAATGGTTCATGCATAAGCCTATCTCCTACTTTCCACATGTTTCTTTGTACTGGCCTATGAATCAATGTCACAGTGTTTCATCACCAACTAAAGTTTcaactttatgaaaaaaaaatatgatagagaataaagaaaattaaacgTGAGAAATAAAAGGATTCAAACatcactttagatttttttttttttcaatttaaatcaAGGGATTGCAAGGATTCTTCCATAAGGACCTCACTGATACGATAAAGAGGAACATTGAGCAGCCGGAGCTTGTACTCCTACTTCATCCTTGGTTACCAAAAGGCTTGCACAAAATTGTACTGTCTTTCATCATGTCTTGGCATCATCTCAACTTTAGGTATAAAGTTTTAGGACCACCATTGATCCAAATCTCCAATTTTTTTCTAGACATGACTTTTGCTACTCTTATTTCTTCTCTCCTACTCTACCTAAAGTCCTTAACATCGTAACGATCTTATATTCATTAAGCAACCGATCTTTAGTAACTTAATTATTACCCAAAAGCTTTATTATTTGGAAGTAGTCGATAACATTTATCGACCTAATCATCCATAAATATGTTTGTGACAAAAAActtgcatttttaatattaataaatagaagaagaagaagaagaatgatatTGAATGGGTGAATCCTTTCTATtatgtttatgaaaaaaaacttgTACATTTATCCTATCAACAAATAAAGAAGAAGATGCACAAGAGTGGTATCTTCTAGGGTTTCTTTTTGGTCTAGGGATGAAGGCGTGAACCCTTTTTCTACTGTTGGGCAGAAATGCTGCCATCAATCACATCTTACCTTTCAAAAGTTgcaaattatatgaaataatagCTAACCCAAGGTCATTTTTGGGGGACCCATGGTCCAATTTAAAGTGCACCATGATTTGAGAGGTAGGGGGAGTTGGGTCACATGGGCTTGAACCTATACAATTTGAGGGTTTGATCTCATTCGGTTCAAACGTGTTTGACACTATGTTGGGCGCACGTGAGGTCTGAATTTTTAGGCCAATTGGGTGGTGCCATTTGGTGAAGAGGGTTGTATCCCAATGATGTGGATTACGACTAGAcaagggtaaaaaaaaataagggcaACAAGGTCCTAAAATAGAGGACCACCAACCCATGTGATATCATGTGGGCTACATTTGAAAATAGGGGACATCTAGGCAAACATAGGGAGCAAATTTTGGGGAGAAAAGGTGGTGAATGAGAAGCAAATAGAATGGGAAAGGAAACTAAAAAAAAGTACACTTGGTGTGGTGGTCCTTTAGATAGGCTTGCTTCAAGCTCAATCATCTCAATCATTTTTATTCTAACGAGGGATATTATTTGGACAACCCATTCACAAACCTAGTTACATAGAAtaaagaatgttttttttttttccaaaaatgtaAAGCATGAGTTCCCATTCACAAACCTACAAAGTTGGTAGAACATTACTAATATTTTCAAGGCAATAATGgacaaaagtttttatattataattttggaaaaactagtattttttatttttaggaaatacAATCATATGCTtatacttcattttttattgttttgaaatattttttttttctcatagaagggttttaaaattacaatatatAACAATTTAATTAACAAGAATTTAGAAAGTTTAGaagctttaaaataaattgaaagttgACTTACTTTTATGTAATAGAAAGTTTAAGATTTAGAAATTCTTTGATAAAGACAATACATTGGTGTTATCTAAAAAGAATTTGAGTCTagtatattaaataatatttttttcttaattttatagatattttaaattttgttctcattattaaattatatatgtcttcataaatatatatacgaacacatacaaaattataaatggtagtattttatttaattaaaactttttaaattatcaaaattacaataaaatttaattcttacaTGTAAAATTCAATcccataataatttttatttctacttcTTTTAATGCTAAAAAGGTCGATCAAACTCGATCATATAGTTatttctgtttttccttctttattgttaattttaatattattgcataaacatttttttatttataaaaatgtttttaataactCTAACAATTAATCAATGTCGAAAATGGAATAGACAAATCTAAGAAAAtggtccaaataaaaaatatctttagggaggcaaaaatatccaaaaaccTCTCATGTCCACGTGGAGAGGCCGTGAGGAAGGTGGCAGTGTCTGGAAGCTCTccaatcttttttctttcttcatataTCTCCTCTAAAGTCAATATATAAACAAGAACGAAGCCAATATTCCCACAAAGTGAAAGGCTCTTTTATACACACATCAACAACAAGATTCTCCCTAACCCACATCCACAGATGGTATGTGTACCCTAAATCTCACCCTTGTGGCATCCTTGTACCCTAATATTTAAACCCATTTGGACCCACTATATCTAGATTCTATACCAAAGAGGAACAACCCCATCATCACCCTCCTTTAGGGTTTAAGAACCCCACCATCCCCTAGAGTATTTTCCTCTTGTTTTATATGCCCTCACACCCATATAAATACCGCCTCTTCTGCTCCATCCTTCTCACCTCCATCAAACCATCAACCTTATAAGTCTTTAGTAGTGTTCTTCTTTCCT
Coding sequences:
- the LOC117913660 gene encoding selenoprotein H, translating into MAPKKRREGEVLVDTSTTSVRVTRSSTRRLGAKANASVAPAPAPPERPKKKVKKTEDVKEPEKVADGSKTIVIEHCKQCNSFKTRATQVKDGLEKGVLGITVVVNPEKPRRGCFEIREEGGEKFISLLDMKRPFAPMKALDMDKVISDIIDKIK
- the LOC117913659 gene encoding fasciclin-like arabinogalactan protein 14; translation: MGPKSSFPPPLLLFLSSFLLFSSAAQAFNITRLLGQFPDLSTFNSYLSQTNISIGINRRQTITVLAVENGAIAPISGKSMDDIKNILRLHVILDYYDVAKLHKLSNKTALLTTLFQATGQANGQQGFLNVTELSSGQVVFGSAVAGSGLQAKLVKTVASQPFNISVLQISTPILAPGIGGVVAVPVSPPPSGSPAAAPKAAEGPGASKTTPPPAKAPSAEAPAPSGDSAEAPSFADVPAADGPGADAPAGDAPLSSPPMPAADGPVADGSHADAPSADRTSGTTQVAIGTCLAVVMPFVSVLLDL